In the Candidatus Rhodoblastus alkanivorans genome, one interval contains:
- the rpsG gene encoding 30S ribosomal protein S7 gives MSRRHSAEKREVIPDAKFGDVIVAKFMNSIMYDGKKAVAEAIVYGAFDIIEGKAKADPLGVFKQALDNVAPAIEVRSRRVGGATYQVPVEVRTERRQALAIRWIITAARGRNDKTMVDRLSAELLDASNNRGSAVKKREDTHRMAEANRAFSHYRW, from the coding sequence ATGTCTCGTCGTCACAGCGCCGAAAAGCGTGAAGTCATCCCGGACGCCAAGTTTGGCGACGTCATCGTCGCCAAATTCATGAATTCGATCATGTATGACGGCAAGAAGGCGGTCGCCGAAGCGATCGTCTATGGCGCTTTCGACATCATCGAGGGCAAGGCCAAGGCCGACCCGCTTGGCGTCTTCAAGCAGGCTCTCGACAATGTCGCGCCGGCGATCGAGGTCCGCTCCCGCCGCGTCGGCGGCGCCACCTATCAGGTGCCGGTCGAAGTGCGCACTGAGCGCCGGCAGGCGCTCGCGATCCGCTGGATCATCACCGCCGCGCGCGGCCGGAACGACAAGACCATGGTCGATCGCCTGTCGGCGGAATTGCTGGATGCGTCGAACAATCGCGGCTCCGCCGTGAAGAAGCGCGAAGACACCCATCGCATGGCGGAAGCCAACCGCGCCTTCTCGCATTACCGCTGGTAA
- the fusA gene encoding elongation factor G, with product MPRSHQIEDYRNFGIMAHIDAGKTTTTERILYYSGKSHKIGEVHEGAATMDWMEQEQERGITITSAATTTFWNGKRLNIIDTPGHVDFTIEVERSLRVLDGAVCVLDGNQGVEPQTETVWRQADKYNVPRIVFVNKMDKIGADFFKCVDDIKTRVGGRPVCIQLPIGSESNFKGLIDLIRMKAVVWDDEGLGAKYHDEEIPAELKEQAEEYRQIMIEAAVELDDDAMGDYLDGKEPDEATLKRLIRLAVKNITFHPVFCGSAFKNKGVQPLLDAVVDFLPSPLDREAIKGVDMDTGEEMVRHPSDSEPFSMLAFKIMDDPFVGTITFCRVYSGKVESGTTVLNSTKDKKERVGRMLLMHANNREDIKEAFAGDIVALAGLKDTRTGDTLCDTLKPVILERMEFPDPVIEIAIEPKSKADQEKLGIALSKLAAEDPSFRVSTDQESGQTILKGMGELHLDIKVDILKRTYKVDANIGAPQVAYRERLSKRAEIDYTHKKQTGGTGQFARVKIVFEPNEAGAGNVFESQIVGGAVPKEYIPGVDKGIQSVMGAGILAGFPVVDVKATLIDGAFHDVDSSVLAFEIASRAATREALQKGGSVLLEPIMKVEVVTPEEYTGSVIGDLNSRRGQIQGQDMRGNANVINAMVPLANMFGYVNQLRSFTQGRANFTMQFDHYEQVPANEAAKVQAKYA from the coding sequence ATGCCGCGCAGTCATCAGATCGAAGACTACCGCAACTTCGGCATCATGGCCCACATCGACGCGGGCAAGACCACGACGACCGAACGCATCCTCTATTACTCCGGCAAGTCGCACAAAATCGGCGAGGTGCATGAAGGCGCCGCGACGATGGACTGGATGGAGCAGGAGCAGGAGCGCGGCATCACCATCACGTCCGCCGCGACCACCACCTTCTGGAACGGCAAGCGCCTGAACATCATCGACACCCCTGGGCACGTCGACTTCACCATCGAGGTCGAGCGTTCCTTGCGCGTGCTCGACGGCGCGGTCTGCGTGCTGGACGGCAACCAGGGCGTCGAGCCGCAGACGGAAACCGTCTGGCGCCAGGCCGACAAGTACAATGTGCCGCGTATCGTGTTCGTCAACAAGATGGACAAGATCGGCGCCGATTTCTTCAAATGCGTCGACGACATCAAGACTCGCGTCGGCGGCCGTCCGGTCTGCATCCAGCTGCCGATCGGCTCGGAGTCGAACTTCAAGGGCCTGATCGACCTGATCCGCATGAAGGCGGTGGTCTGGGACGACGAAGGTCTCGGCGCCAAATATCATGACGAGGAAATCCCTGCCGAGCTCAAGGAGCAGGCGGAGGAATATCGCCAGATCATGATCGAGGCCGCCGTCGAACTCGACGACGACGCCATGGGCGACTATCTCGACGGCAAGGAGCCGGACGAGGCGACGCTGAAGCGTCTGATCCGTCTTGCGGTCAAGAACATTACGTTCCATCCGGTTTTCTGCGGCTCGGCCTTCAAGAACAAGGGCGTGCAGCCGCTGCTCGACGCCGTCGTCGACTTCCTGCCGTCGCCGCTCGATCGCGAGGCGATCAAGGGCGTGGACATGGACACCGGCGAGGAAATGGTTCGCCATCCGTCGGATTCCGAGCCTTTCTCCATGCTCGCCTTCAAGATCATGGACGACCCCTTCGTCGGCACCATCACCTTCTGCCGCGTCTATTCCGGCAAGGTGGAATCGGGCACGACCGTCCTGAACTCGACCAAGGACAAGAAAGAGCGCGTCGGCCGCATGTTGCTCATGCACGCCAACAACCGCGAGGACATCAAGGAAGCCTTCGCGGGGGACATTGTCGCGCTCGCCGGCCTCAAGGACACCCGCACCGGCGACACGCTCTGCGATACGCTGAAGCCCGTCATTCTGGAGCGCATGGAATTCCCCGATCCGGTCATCGAGATCGCGATCGAGCCGAAGTCCAAGGCTGACCAGGAAAAGCTCGGCATCGCGCTGTCGAAGCTCGCCGCCGAGGATCCGTCCTTCCGCGTCTCGACCGATCAGGAATCGGGCCAGACCATCCTGAAGGGCATGGGCGAACTCCATCTCGACATCAAGGTCGACATCCTGAAGCGCACCTACAAGGTGGACGCCAACATCGGCGCGCCCCAGGTCGCCTATCGCGAGCGTCTCTCCAAGCGCGCGGAAATCGATTACACCCACAAGAAGCAGACCGGCGGCACCGGCCAGTTCGCGCGCGTCAAGATCGTGTTCGAGCCGAACGAGGCGGGCGCGGGCAATGTGTTCGAGAGCCAGATCGTCGGCGGCGCGGTGCCGAAGGAATATATTCCCGGCGTCGACAAGGGCATCCAGTCGGTCATGGGCGCGGGCATTCTCGCCGGCTTCCCGGTGGTGGACGTCAAGGCGACCCTGATTGACGGCGCCTTCCACGACGTCGACTCGTCGGTTCTCGCCTTCGAAATCGCGTCGCGCGCCGCCACCCGCGAGGCGCTGCAGAAGGGCGGTTCGGTTCTGCTTGAGCCGATCATGAAGGTCGAAGTGGTGACCCCGGAAGAATATACCGGCTCGGTCATCGGCGACCTGAACTCGCGGCGCGGCCAGATCCAGGGGCAGGACATGCGCGGCAACGCCAATGTCATCAACGCCATGGTGCCGCTCGCCAATATGTTCGGCTACGTCAATCAGTTGCGGTCCTTCACCCAGGGCCGCGCGAACTTCACCATGCAATTCGACCACTACGAGCAGGTGCCGGCCAACGAGGCCGCCAAGGTTCAGGCGAAATACGCCTGA
- the tuf gene encoding elongation factor Tu, which translates to MAKEKFSRTKPHCNIGTIGHVDHGKTSLTAAITKVLAETGGATFTAYDQIDKAPEEKARGITISTAHVEYETAKRHYAHVDCPGHADYVKNMITGAAQMDGAILVVSAADGPMPQTREHILLARQVGVPALVVFLNKVDLVDDPELLELVELEVRELLSKYEFPGDDIPITKGSAKVALDNGDPELGRNAILKLMETVDDYIPQPERPVDLPFLMPVEDVFSISGRGTVVTGRVERGIIKVGEEVEIVGLRPTIKTTVTGVEMFRKLLDQGQAGDNVGCLLRGTKREDVERGQVLCKPGSVKPHTKFKAEAYILTKEEGGRHTPFFTNYRPQFYFRTTDVTGIVTLPEGTEMVMPGDNVTMTVALIVPIAMEEKLRFAIREGGRTVGAGVVASIIE; encoded by the coding sequence ATGGCCAAGGAAAAATTTTCGCGCACGAAGCCGCACTGCAACATCGGGACGATTGGTCACGTTGACCACGGCAAGACGTCGCTGACGGCGGCGATCACCAAGGTTCTGGCGGAGACGGGCGGCGCGACCTTCACGGCTTACGACCAGATCGACAAGGCGCCGGAAGAAAAGGCGCGCGGCATTACGATTTCGACGGCGCATGTCGAATATGAGACCGCGAAGCGCCATTACGCCCACGTCGACTGCCCCGGGCACGCCGACTATGTGAAGAACATGATCACCGGCGCGGCGCAGATGGACGGCGCGATCCTGGTGGTTTCGGCGGCCGACGGCCCGATGCCGCAGACCCGCGAGCATATTCTTCTCGCCCGTCAGGTCGGCGTTCCAGCGCTGGTCGTGTTCCTGAACAAGGTCGATCTCGTTGACGATCCGGAGCTTCTGGAGCTGGTCGAGCTTGAGGTTCGCGAACTGCTGTCGAAGTACGAATTCCCTGGCGACGACATTCCGATCACCAAGGGCTCGGCGAAGGTCGCGCTCGACAATGGCGATCCGGAGCTTGGCCGCAACGCCATCCTGAAGCTGATGGAGACGGTTGACGACTATATTCCGCAGCCGGAGCGCCCGGTCGATCTGCCCTTCCTGATGCCGGTCGAAGACGTGTTCTCGATCTCGGGCCGCGGCACGGTGGTGACCGGGCGCGTTGAGCGCGGCATCATCAAGGTCGGCGAGGAAGTCGAGATCGTCGGCCTGCGTCCGACCATCAAGACCACGGTGACCGGCGTCGAAATGTTCCGCAAGCTGCTCGACCAGGGCCAGGCGGGCGACAACGTCGGCTGTCTGCTGCGCGGCACCAAGCGCGAGGACGTCGAGCGCGGCCAGGTTCTGTGCAAGCCCGGCTCGGTGAAGCCCCACACCAAGTTCAAGGCCGAGGCCTACATCCTGACCAAGGAAGAGGGCGGCCGCCACACGCCGTTCTTCACGAACTATCGTCCGCAGTTCTATTTCCGCACCACGGACGTGACCGGCATCGTGACCCTGCCGGAAGGCACGGAAATGGTGATGCCGGGCGACAATGTCACGATGACGGTGGCTTTGATCGTTCCGATCGCGATGGAAGAGAAGCTGCGCTTCGCCATCCGCGAAGGCGGCCGCACCGTCGGCGCGGGCGTCGTCGCTTCGATCATCGAGTAA
- the rpsJ gene encoding 30S ribosomal protein S10 codes for MNGQNIRIRLKAFDHRILDTSTKEIVSTAKRTGAQVRGPIPLPTRIEKFTVNRSPHVDKKSREQFEIRTHKRVLDIVDPTPQTVDALMKLDLAAGVDVEIKL; via the coding sequence ATGAACGGCCAGAATATCCGCATCCGCCTCAAGGCGTTCGATCATCGGATTCTCGATACGTCGACGAAGGAAATCGTCTCCACGGCCAAGCGCACGGGCGCTCAGGTGCGTGGGCCGATCCCGCTGCCGACCCGGATCGAGAAGTTCACGGTGAACCGTTCGCCCCATGTCGACAAGAAGTCGCGCGAACAGTTCGAAATCCGCACCCATAAGCGGGTTCTCGATATCGTCGACCCGACTCCGCAGACTGTCGATGCTCTGATGAAGCTCGACCTTGCTGCCGGCGTCGATGTCGAGATCAAGCTCTAA
- the rplC gene encoding 50S ribosomal protein L3 has product MRSGVIAQKVGMTRVFTDSGEHVPVTVLKLDGVQVVAHRTMEKNGYTAVQLGIGRAKVKNVSKAERGRFAVANVEPKLKLAEFRVDAEGLLPIGAEITADHFVVGQFVDVTGTTLGKGFAGAMKRWNFGGLRATHGVSVSHRSHGSTGGRQDPGKTFKNKKMAGHMGAERVTTQNLRVVQTDVERGLVLVEGSVPGHAGNWIFIRDAVKKALPAEAPKPGKFRIVEGKAEEAAETPAAPAEQAAPAETNSSEA; this is encoded by the coding sequence ATGCGCTCAGGCGTCATCGCACAGAAGGTCGGCATGACCCGCGTCTTTACCGACAGCGGGGAGCATGTTCCGGTCACGGTTTTGAAACTCGACGGCGTTCAGGTCGTCGCGCATCGCACGATGGAGAAGAACGGTTATACCGCCGTTCAGCTCGGCATCGGCCGCGCGAAGGTCAAGAACGTCTCCAAGGCCGAGCGCGGCCGCTTCGCCGTCGCCAATGTCGAGCCGAAGCTGAAGCTTGCCGAATTCCGCGTCGATGCGGAGGGTCTGCTGCCGATCGGCGCCGAGATCACCGCCGACCATTTCGTCGTCGGCCAGTTCGTTGACGTCACCGGGACCACCCTGGGCAAAGGCTTCGCCGGCGCGATGAAGCGCTGGAACTTCGGCGGCCTGCGCGCCACCCACGGCGTGTCGGTCTCACACCGTTCGCATGGTTCGACCGGCGGCCGTCAGGACCCAGGCAAGACCTTCAAGAACAAGAAGATGGCTGGCCACATGGGCGCCGAGCGCGTCACCACCCAGAACCTGCGGGTGGTGCAGACCGACGTCGAGCGCGGCCTGGTTCTGGTCGAGGGCTCGGTTCCCGGCCACGCCGGCAACTGGATCTTCATCCGCGATGCGGTCAAGAAGGCCCTCCCGGCCGAGGCCCCCAAGCCCGGCAAGTTCCGTATTGTCGAGGGCAAGGCTGAAGAAGCTGCCGAGACGCCGGCTGCGCCCGCCGAACAGGCTGCGCCCGCCGAAACCAATTCTTCGGAGGCCTGA
- the rplD gene encoding 50S ribosomal protein L4, with the protein MKIDITSFDGQTAGSLDLNDDIFGLEPRQDLIARMVRYQLAKRRAGTHAVKNRAEIARTGKKMYKQKGTGSARHGSARVPQFRGGGRAFGPVVRSHAHDLPKKVRALALKHALSAKAKDGAILVWDAASASEPKTAALKANFAKIGLKNALIIDGAEVQANFALAARNIPQIDVLPVQGINVYDILRRETLVLTKAAIDALEARFK; encoded by the coding sequence GTGAAGATCGACATCACCTCCTTCGACGGCCAGACCGCTGGCTCGCTCGACCTCAACGACGACATCTTCGGTCTGGAGCCGCGTCAGGACCTGATCGCCCGCATGGTGCGCTATCAGCTCGCCAAGCGCCGCGCCGGGACCCATGCGGTCAAGAACCGCGCGGAAATCGCCCGCACCGGCAAGAAGATGTACAAGCAGAAGGGCACCGGCTCGGCCCGTCACGGCTCGGCCCGCGTGCCGCAGTTCCGCGGCGGCGGTCGCGCCTTCGGCCCGGTGGTGCGCTCCCATGCGCATGACTTGCCCAAGAAGGTTCGCGCCCTGGCGCTCAAGCACGCGCTCTCGGCCAAGGCCAAGGACGGCGCCATCCTGGTGTGGGACGCGGCCAGCGCCTCCGAGCCCAAGACCGCCGCGCTCAAGGCCAATTTCGCCAAGATCGGGCTCAAGAACGCGCTGATCATCGACGGCGCCGAGGTCCAGGCCAATTTCGCGCTCGCCGCGCGCAACATTCCGCAGATCGACGTGCTGCCGGTTCAGGGCATCAACGTCTATGACATTCTCCGCCGCGAGACGCTGGTGCTGACCAAGGCGGCTATCGATGCGCTGGAGGCGCGCTTCAAATGA
- a CDS encoding 50S ribosomal protein L23, whose protein sequence is MSQDPRHYDVIVAPVITEKATIASEQNKVIFKVRPDATKEQIKTAVERLFDVKVEAVNTLVRKGKKKVFKGTRGVRSDVKSAVVTLAEGHKIDVTTGL, encoded by the coding sequence ATGAGCCAGGATCCGCGTCACTACGACGTGATCGTCGCCCCGGTCATCACCGAAAAGGCCACCATCGCGTCCGAACAGAACAAGGTCATTTTCAAGGTCCGTCCCGACGCGACCAAGGAGCAGATCAAGACCGCCGTCGAACGCCTGTTCGACGTCAAGGTCGAGGCTGTCAACACGCTCGTCCGCAAGGGCAAGAAGAAAGTCTTCAAGGGAACGCGCGGCGTGCGTTCCGACGTCAAGAGCGCGGTCGTCACTTTGGCCGAAGGCCACAAGATCGACGTCACCACCGGGCTCTGA
- the rplB gene encoding 50S ribosomal protein L2 — MALKTFKPITPSLRQLVIVDRGELYKGKPIKKLTEGQSSAGGRNNTGRITVRFRGGGHKQAYRVVDFKRRKEGAAKVERIEYDPNRTSFIALITYGDGEQSYIIAPQRLAAGDTVVSGAQVDVKPGNAMPLSAIPVGTIVHNVELKIGKGGSIARSAGSYAQIVGRDQGYVILRLNSGEQRLVHGQCYGTVGAVSNPDHMNTSIGKAGRQRWLGRRPHNRGVVMNPVDHPHGGGEGRTSGGRHPVTPWGKPTKGKKTRSNKTTTKFIVTSRHKAKKKG, encoded by the coding sequence ATGGCGCTTAAAACGTTCAAGCCGATCACGCCGAGCCTTCGCCAGCTCGTGATCGTCGATCGCGGCGAGCTCTACAAGGGCAAGCCAATCAAGAAACTGACGGAGGGCCAGTCCTCCGCCGGCGGCCGCAACAACACCGGCCGCATCACCGTCCGGTTCCGTGGCGGCGGCCACAAACAGGCCTATCGTGTCGTCGATTTCAAGCGGCGCAAGGAAGGCGCGGCCAAGGTCGAGCGGATCGAGTACGATCCGAACCGCACGTCCTTCATCGCCCTCATCACCTATGGGGACGGCGAGCAGTCCTACATCATCGCGCCGCAGCGGCTCGCGGCGGGCGACACGGTGGTGTCGGGCGCCCAGGTCGACGTGAAGCCCGGCAACGCCATGCCGTTGTCGGCGATTCCCGTGGGCACGATCGTGCACAATGTCGAGCTGAAGATCGGCAAGGGCGGATCAATCGCCCGTTCGGCCGGCTCCTATGCGCAGATCGTCGGCCGCGACCAGGGTTATGTCATCCTGCGCCTGAACTCGGGCGAGCAGCGTCTGGTCCATGGCCAATGCTATGGGACCGTCGGCGCGGTGTCGAACCCCGACCACATGAACACGTCGATCGGCAAGGCCGGCCGGCAGCGTTGGCTGGGTCGCCGTCCGCATAACCGCGGCGTGGTCATGAACCCGGTCGATCACCCCCACGGCGGCGGCGAAGGCCGCACCTCGGGCGGCCGTCATCCGGTCACTCCCTGGGGCAAGCCGACCAAGGGCAAGAAGACCCGGTCCAACAAGACCACCACGAAATTCATCGTGACCTCGCGTCACAAGGCGAAGAAGAAGGGCTAA
- the rpsS gene encoding 30S ribosomal protein S19 has translation MSRSIWKGPFVDGYLLKKAEAAQSAKRGEIIKIWSRRSTILPQFVGLTFGVYNGHKHVPVQVTEDMIGHKFGEFSPTRTFHGHAADKKARRG, from the coding sequence ATGTCGCGCTCGATCTGGAAGGGTCCGTTCGTCGACGGTTACCTTCTCAAAAAGGCGGAGGCCGCGCAGTCCGCCAAACGTGGCGAGATCATCAAGATCTGGAGCCGCCGCTCGACCATTCTGCCGCAATTTGTCGGCCTCACCTTCGGCGTCTACAACGGCCACAAGCATGTGCCGGTGCAGGTGACGGAGGACATGATCGGCCACAAATTCGGCGAGTTCTCGCCGACCCGGACCTTCCATGGCCACGCGGCCGACAAGAAGGCGAGGAGGGGCTGA
- the rplV gene encoding 50S ribosomal protein L22, which yields MSQEKNPRALKDNEAKAVCRMIRVSPQKLNLLAQLIRGKKVDRALADLTFSHKRIALDVKKTLESAIANAENNHDLDVDDLVVAEAYVGKALVMKRFHARARGRAGRVEKPFANLTIVVREVEASAQA from the coding sequence ATGTCGCAGGAAAAGAATCCCCGCGCGCTCAAGGATAACGAGGCCAAGGCGGTCTGCCGCATGATCCGCGTCAGCCCGCAGAAGCTCAACCTCCTCGCCCAGCTCATTCGCGGCAAGAAGGTCGATCGCGCGCTCGCCGACCTGACCTTCTCGCATAAGCGCATCGCCCTCGACGTCAAGAAGACGCTGGAGAGCGCGATCGCCAATGCCGAGAACAACCACGACCTGGACGTGGACGATCTCGTCGTGGCCGAAGCCTATGTCGGCAAGGCTCTGGTGATGAAGCGTTTCCACGCCCGCGCTCGCGGCCGCGCCGGCCGCGTCGAGAAGCCTTTCGCCAATCTGACGATCGTCGTACGCGAAGTCGAAGCTTCGGCCCAGGCCTGA
- the rpsC gene encoding 30S ribosomal protein S3, translating to MGQKVNPIGLRLGVNRTWDSRWFANKGEYGKLLHEDFAIRDTLMKALKQAAVSKIVIERPHKKCRVTVHSARPGVVIGKKGADIDKIRKMVAKLTASEVAINIVEVRKPEIDATLVAESIAQQLERRVAFRRAMKRAVQSAMRLGAEGIRINCSGRLGGAEIARLEWYREGRVPLHTLRADVDYGVATAHTAYGACGIKVWIFKGEILEHDPMAQERRANEIGGDHSHDRRERRERREPREPRGAH from the coding sequence ATGGGACAGAAAGTTAATCCGATCGGTCTTCGTCTGGGCGTGAACCGGACGTGGGACTCGCGCTGGTTCGCCAACAAGGGCGAATACGGCAAGTTGCTGCATGAGGATTTCGCCATCCGCGACACGCTGATGAAGGCGTTGAAGCAGGCGGCTGTGTCCAAGATCGTGATCGAGCGCCCGCACAAGAAGTGCCGCGTCACCGTTCATTCCGCCCGCCCGGGCGTGGTGATCGGCAAGAAGGGCGCCGACATCGACAAGATCCGCAAGATGGTGGCGAAGCTCACCGCGAGCGAAGTCGCGATCAATATCGTCGAGGTCCGCAAGCCGGAAATCGACGCGACCCTGGTCGCGGAATCCATCGCGCAGCAGCTCGAACGCCGCGTCGCCTTCCGCCGCGCCATGAAGCGCGCCGTGCAGTCGGCCATGCGTCTCGGCGCCGAAGGCATCCGCATCAACTGCTCCGGCCGTCTCGGCGGCGCGGAAATCGCCCGTCTCGAATGGTATCGCGAAGGTCGCGTGCCGCTCCACACCCTGCGCGCCGACGTCGATTACGGCGTCGCCACCGCCCATACGGCCTATGGCGCCTGCGGCATCAAGGTGTGGATCTTCAAGGGCGAAATCCTGGAGCACGACCCCATGGCGCAGGAGCGCCGCGCCAATGAGATCGGCGGCGACCATTCGCACGATCGCCGTGAACGGCGTGAGCGTCGCGAACCGCGCGAACCGCGCGGCGCGCACTGA
- the rplP gene encoding 50S ribosomal protein L16, translating into MLQPKRTKFRKAFKGRIKGVSKGGFELAFGQFGLKALEPERVTARQIEAARRAMTRHMKRAGRVWIRIFPDVPVSSKPTEVRMGKGKGSPEFWAARVAPGRIMFEIDGVPAPLAREAFALAAAKLPIKTRFIERIAE; encoded by the coding sequence ATGCTGCAACCCAAGCGCACCAAATTCCGCAAGGCCTTCAAGGGCCGCATCAAAGGCGTGTCGAAGGGCGGGTTTGAGCTCGCCTTCGGCCAATTCGGCCTGAAGGCGCTCGAGCCGGAGCGCGTCACCGCCCGCCAGATCGAAGCGGCGCGCCGCGCGATGACTCGCCATATGAAGCGCGCCGGCCGTGTCTGGATCCGCATCTTCCCTGACGTCCCGGTCTCCTCGAAGCCGACCGAAGTGCGTATGGGCAAGGGCAAGGGCTCGCCGGAATTCTGGGCGGCGCGCGTCGCCCCCGGCCGCATCATGTTCGAGATCGACGGCGTCCCGGCGCCGCTCGCCCGCGAAGCCTTCGCGCTTGCCGCGGCGAAGCTGCCGATCAAGACGCGTTTCATCGAACGCATCGCCGAGTGA
- the rpmC gene encoding 50S ribosomal protein L29, translated as MKNQQRLSDLKAMSDDQLNDELLKLKKEQFNLRFQKATGQLENTSRVRVVRREVARVKTIAARKRDAAKK; from the coding sequence ATGAAGAACCAACAGCGCCTGTCCGACCTCAAGGCCATGTCGGACGATCAACTCAACGACGAGCTGCTGAAGCTGAAGAAGGAGCAGTTCAACCTGCGCTTTCAGAAGGCGACCGGCCAGCTCGAAAATACGTCGCGCGTGCGCGTCGTGCGCCGCGAGGTCGCGCGCGTCAAGACGATCGCTGCGCGTAAGCGCGACGCCGCCAAGAAATAA
- the rpsQ gene encoding 30S ribosomal protein S17, with amino-acid sequence MPKRILQGVVVSNKQQKTLVVKVERRFTHPLLKKTVRRTKNYHAHDEAGAFKVGDMVSIEETRPISKLKRWIVVKDEAKA; translated from the coding sequence ATGCCGAAGAGAATTCTCCAGGGCGTCGTCGTCAGCAACAAGCAGCAAAAGACTCTCGTGGTGAAGGTGGAGCGCCGCTTCACCCATCCGCTGCTGAAAAAGACGGTGCGCCGCACCAAGAACTACCACGCCCATGACGAGGCGGGCGCATTCAAGGTGGGTGACATGGTCTCCATCGAGGAGACCCGTCCGATTTCGAAATTGAAGCGCTGGATCGTTGTGAAAGACGAAGCCAAGGCTTGA
- the rplN gene encoding 50S ribosomal protein L14 gives MIQMQTALDVADNSGARRVMCIKVLGGSKRKYAGVGDIIVVSVKEAIPRGRVKKGDVMKAVVVRTAKDIKRPDGSVIRFDTNAAVLINNQKEPVGTRIFGPVPRELRAKNHMKIISLAPEVL, from the coding sequence ATGATTCAGATGCAAACGGCTCTCGACGTCGCCGATAATTCCGGCGCGCGCCGTGTGATGTGCATCAAGGTGCTTGGCGGCTCCAAGCGCAAATATGCAGGCGTTGGCGATATTATTGTCGTGTCCGTGAAGGAAGCGATTCCGCGCGGGCGCGTGAAGAAGGGCGATGTGATGAAGGCGGTCGTCGTGCGCACCGCCAAGGACATCAAGCGCCCCGACGGTTCGGTGATCCGTTTCGACACCAACGCCGCCGTCCTCATCAACAACCAGAAAGAGCCCGTGGGCACCCGCATCTTCGGACCGGTTCCGCGCGAATTGCGCGCCAAGAACCACATGAAGATCATTTCGCTCGCGCCGGAGGTGCTGTAA
- the rplX gene encoding 50S ribosomal protein L24 produces MAAKIKKGDKVVVIAGRDKGRKGEVTFVFPKDGKAVVQGVNMVKRHQKQTQTQEGGIVSKEAPIQLSNIAIADPKDGKATRVGFKTLDDGRKVRVAKRSGEMIDG; encoded by the coding sequence ATGGCCGCGAAGATCAAGAAGGGCGATAAGGTCGTCGTGATCGCGGGCCGCGACAAGGGCCGCAAGGGCGAAGTGACCTTCGTGTTTCCGAAGGACGGCAAGGCCGTGGTCCAGGGCGTCAACATGGTGAAGCGTCACCAGAAACAGACCCAGACCCAGGAAGGCGGCATCGTTTCCAAGGAAGCGCCGATCCAACTGTCGAACATCGCGATTGCCGATCCGAAGGACGGCAAGGCGACCCGCGTCGGCTTCAAGACTCTCGACGATGGCCGCAAGGTCCGCGTCGCCAAGCGTTCCGGAGAAATGATCGATGGCTGA
- the rplE gene encoding 50S ribosomal protein L5, producing the protein MAEAKTPKKGAEKAEKAKGVESVAAAGAVAGAPEGYVARMRKHYDEVVRPKMIEEFGYKNPNEVPSIEKIVLNMGVGEAVNDTKKVTTAAADLALIAGQKPVITRARLAISTFKVRENMPIGAKVTLRKTRMYEFLDRLVTVALPRVRDFRGLNPKSFDGRGNFAMGIKEHLVFPEIDYDKVDTVVGMDVIVCTTAKTDDEARALLRAFNFPFRQ; encoded by the coding sequence ATGGCTGAGGCGAAGACCCCCAAGAAGGGCGCCGAGAAGGCCGAGAAGGCCAAGGGCGTCGAATCCGTCGCCGCCGCCGGCGCGGTCGCCGGCGCGCCCGAGGGCTATGTCGCGCGGATGCGCAAGCACTACGATGAAGTCGTGCGTCCCAAGATGATCGAGGAGTTCGGCTACAAGAATCCGAACGAGGTTCCGTCGATCGAGAAGATCGTCCTCAACATGGGCGTCGGCGAAGCCGTCAACGACACCAAGAAGGTGACGACCGCGGCCGCCGATCTTGCGCTCATCGCCGGCCAGAAGCCGGTGATCACCCGCGCCCGCTTGGCGATCTCGACCTTCAAGGTGCGCGAGAACATGCCGATCGGCGCCAAGGTCACTTTGCGCAAGACCCGCATGTACGAATTTCTGGACCGCCTGGTGACGGTCGCGCTGCCGCGCGTTCGCGACTTCCGCGGCCTGAATCCGAAGTCGTTCGACGGTCGCGGCAATTTTGCCATGGGCATCAAGGAGCACCTGGTGTTCCCGGAAATCGACTACGACAAGGTCGACACGGTTGTGGGCATGGACGTCATTGTGTGCACCACGGCCAAGACCGACGACGAGGCGCGCGCTCTTCTGCGCGCGTTCAACTTCCCGTTCCGGCAGTGA